Proteins from a single region of Streptomyces sp. Tu 3180:
- a CDS encoding N-acetyltransferase produces the protein MDFKVSSLADRPLMAQPVRDMADTWPRFVVEDLVGAAYFPRIAAELPEYVLFAEDARGEVVATAHSVPFALGAEGRGELPARGWDEVLVRAFSDLRRGVRPDTVSAISVSVAPHAQGRGLSALMLSAMRDNARRHGFHEVVAPVRPSAKHLEPRTPIEEYARRVRPDGLPQDPWLRVHARAGATLVSVAPASMTVSAALEEWRRWTGLPFDTEGDVEVPGALVPVRCEPARGHAVYVEPNVWMRHRL, from the coding sequence GTGGACTTCAAGGTTTCGAGCCTCGCGGACCGTCCCCTCATGGCGCAGCCGGTGCGGGACATGGCGGACACCTGGCCGCGGTTCGTGGTCGAGGACCTCGTGGGCGCCGCGTACTTCCCGCGCATCGCCGCCGAACTGCCCGAGTACGTGCTGTTCGCCGAGGACGCGCGGGGCGAGGTCGTCGCCACCGCCCACAGCGTGCCGTTCGCCCTCGGCGCCGAGGGCCGTGGGGAACTGCCCGCGCGCGGCTGGGACGAGGTGCTCGTGCGGGCCTTCTCCGATCTGCGCCGCGGGGTCCGTCCCGACACCGTCAGCGCGATCTCGGTCTCCGTCGCCCCGCACGCCCAGGGCCGCGGACTGTCCGCCCTGATGCTCTCCGCGATGCGCGACAACGCACGCCGCCACGGCTTCCATGAGGTCGTCGCCCCCGTCCGCCCCAGCGCCAAGCACCTGGAACCGCGCACCCCGATCGAGGAGTACGCACGCCGGGTGCGCCCCGACGGGCTGCCGCAGGACCCCTGGCTGCGCGTCCACGCCCGGGCCGGCGCCACCCTCGTCTCCGTGGCGCCGGCGTCCATGACCGTGTCCGCCGCGCTGGAGGAGTGGCGCCGCTGGACGGGCCTCCCCTTCGACACCGAGGGCGACGTCGAGGTGCCGGGGGCGCTGGTGCCGGTGCGCTGCGAGCCGGCCCGCGGACACGCGGTGTACGTCGAACCCAACGTGTGGATGCGGCACCGCCTGTGA
- a CDS encoding HNH endonuclease family protein, whose translation MAGYGRWGRTARRTGPAVCAAVVLLAGCAGGLDGDPPAGGESAGAASGGRAAGPLDNPDGTKPGLAPVTGEDDRAEARELVGTVPTKGRGPKTGYDREDFGYAWMDTADGVPLSRNGCDTRNDVLRRDGQDLRFRSGSDCVVVAMTLADPYTGRTIEWRKREAAEVQVDHVVPLSYSWQMGASRWSEDKREQLANDPLNLIPVDGPTNSAKRDSGPATWLPPDRSVRCAYAVRFAQVAVKYEMPVTAADKRAMLAQCGA comes from the coding sequence ATGGCGGGGTACGGGAGGTGGGGCCGGACGGCTCGGCGGACCGGGCCGGCGGTGTGCGCCGCCGTCGTGCTGCTGGCCGGCTGTGCGGGGGGCCTGGACGGGGATCCCCCGGCCGGCGGCGAGAGCGCGGGCGCCGCTTCCGGCGGGCGGGCCGCCGGTCCGCTGGACAACCCGGACGGGACGAAGCCGGGCCTGGCGCCCGTGACGGGCGAGGACGACAGGGCCGAGGCCCGCGAGCTCGTCGGGACGGTGCCGACGAAGGGGCGCGGCCCGAAGACGGGCTACGACCGGGAGGACTTCGGCTACGCGTGGATGGACACGGCCGACGGGGTCCCGCTGTCCCGCAACGGCTGCGACACCCGCAACGACGTGCTCCGGCGCGACGGCCAGGACCTCCGCTTCCGGTCCGGCTCCGACTGCGTGGTCGTCGCCATGACCCTGGCGGACCCCTACACCGGCCGGACCATCGAGTGGCGCAAGCGGGAGGCCGCCGAGGTGCAGGTCGACCACGTCGTGCCGCTCTCCTACAGCTGGCAGATGGGCGCCTCCCGCTGGTCCGAGGACAAGCGGGAGCAACTGGCCAACGACCCCCTCAACCTGATTCCGGTCGACGGCCCCACCAACTCGGCCAAGCGGGACTCCGGTCCGGCGACCTGGCTCCCGCCGGACAGGTCCGTGCGGTGCGCGTACGCGGTCCGCTTCGCCCAGGTCGCCGTCAAGTACGAGATGCCGGTGACGGCGGCCGACAAGCGGGCGATGCTGGCGCAGTGCGGTGCCTGA
- a CDS encoding antitoxin, giving the protein MGIFDKLKGNKTAREKAKQASDTAEKKINERTGGKYEQQVDTGQQQAERRFGMGRDHPDQP; this is encoded by the coding sequence ATGGGTATCTTCGACAAGCTCAAGGGCAACAAGACGGCACGCGAGAAGGCCAAGCAGGCCTCGGACACCGCCGAGAAGAAGATCAACGAGAGGACCGGCGGCAAGTACGAGCAGCAGGTCGACACCGGGCAGCAGCAGGCCGAGCGCCGTTTCGGCATGGGCCGCGACCACCCCGACCAGCCGTAG
- the mfd gene encoding transcription-repair coupling factor, with translation MSLHGLLDAVVKDTALAEAISAAADGNRMHVDLVGPPAARPFAVAALARDTGRPVLAVTATGREAEDLAAALRSLLPPEGVVEYPSWETLPHERLSPRSDTVGRRLAVLRRLAHPRPDDPETGPVSVVVAPVRSVLQPQVKGLGDLEPVSLRTGQGADLEEVVEALAAAAYARVELVEKRGEFAVRGGILDVFPPTEEHPLRIEFWGDDVEEIRYFKVADQRSLEVAEHGLWAPPCRELLLTEDVRARARALAEAHPELGELLGKIAEGIAVEGMESLAPVLVDDMELLLDVLPEGAMAVVCDPERVRTRASDLVATSQEFLQASWAATAGGGEAPIDVGAASLWSIADVRERARELGMMWWSVSPFAADEELAGALAADTAGDTLKLGMHAPETYRGDTARALADTKGWLADGWRTVFVTEGHGPAARTVEVLGGEGIAARLDADLGEITPSVVHVACGCIDHGFVDPALRLAVLTETDLTGQKAAGRDGARMPARRRKTIDPLTLEAGDHIVHEQHGVGRYIEMVQRTVQGATREYLVVEYAPAKRGQPGDRLYIPTDQLEQITKYVGGEAPTLHRLGGADWTKTKARAKKAVKEIAADLIKLYSARMAAPGHAFGGDTPWQRELEDAFPYAETPDQLTTIAEVKEDMEKSVPMDRLICGDVGYGKTEIAVRAAFKAVQDGKQVAVLVPTTLLVQQHFGTFSERYAQFPVSVKALSRFQTDTEAKAVLEGLRDGSVDVVIGTHRLFSSETKFKDLGLVIVDEEQRFGVEHKEQLKKLRANVDVLTMSATPIPRTLEMAVTGIREMSTITTPPEERHPVLTFVGPYDQRQIGAAIRRELLREGQVFYIHNRVESIDRAAARLREIVPEARIATAHGQMPESALEKVVVDFWEKKFDVLVSTTIVESGIDISNANTLIVERGDNFGLSQLHQLRGRVGRGRERGYAYFLYPPEKPLTETAHERLATIAQHTEMGAGMYVAMKDLEIRGAGNLLGGEQSGHIAGVGFDLYVRMVGEAVADYRRQLETGGIEEEPPLEVKIELPVDAHVPHDYAPGERLRLQAYRAIASADTEEDIKAVREELVDRYGKLPEPVENLLLVAGLRMLARACGVGEVVLQGNNVRFAPVELRESQELRLKRLYPGTVVKAAAHQVLVPRPKTAKVGGKPLVGRELLGWVGEFLTSVLGS, from the coding sequence ATGAGCCTGCACGGTCTGCTCGACGCCGTCGTCAAGGACACCGCCCTCGCGGAAGCGATCTCGGCGGCCGCCGACGGCAACCGCATGCACGTCGACCTGGTCGGCCCCCCTGCGGCCCGTCCCTTCGCGGTCGCCGCCCTGGCCCGGGACACGGGCCGCCCCGTGCTGGCGGTGACGGCGACGGGACGCGAGGCGGAGGACCTGGCGGCGGCCCTGCGCTCCCTGCTCCCGCCGGAGGGGGTCGTGGAGTACCCGTCCTGGGAGACGCTGCCGCACGAGCGGCTCAGCCCCCGCAGCGACACCGTCGGCCGCCGCCTGGCCGTGCTGCGCCGCCTCGCCCACCCCCGCCCCGACGACCCCGAGACCGGGCCGGTCTCCGTCGTCGTCGCGCCCGTGCGTTCCGTGCTCCAGCCGCAGGTCAAGGGGCTGGGGGACCTGGAGCCCGTCTCCTTGCGGACCGGGCAGGGCGCCGACCTGGAGGAGGTCGTCGAGGCGCTCGCCGCGGCCGCGTACGCGCGCGTGGAGCTGGTCGAGAAGCGCGGCGAGTTCGCCGTGCGCGGCGGCATCCTCGACGTGTTCCCGCCCACCGAGGAACACCCCCTGCGCATCGAGTTCTGGGGCGACGACGTCGAGGAGATCCGCTACTTCAAGGTCGCCGACCAGCGCTCGCTGGAGGTCGCCGAGCACGGCCTGTGGGCCCCGCCGTGCCGCGAGCTGCTGCTCACCGAGGACGTCCGGGCCCGCGCGCGTGCCCTCGCCGAGGCCCACCCCGAGCTCGGCGAACTGCTCGGCAAGATCGCCGAGGGGATCGCCGTGGAGGGCATGGAGTCCCTCGCGCCGGTCCTGGTGGACGACATGGAGCTGCTGCTGGACGTGCTGCCCGAGGGGGCCATGGCCGTCGTGTGCGACCCGGAGCGGGTGCGCACGCGGGCGTCGGACCTGGTGGCCACCTCGCAGGAGTTCCTGCAGGCCTCCTGGGCGGCCACCGCCGGGGGCGGCGAGGCGCCCATCGACGTCGGCGCGGCCTCGCTGTGGTCCATCGCGGACGTCCGGGAGCGGGCGCGCGAGCTGGGCATGATGTGGTGGTCGGTGTCGCCGTTCGCCGCCGACGAGGAGCTGGCGGGGGCGCTCGCCGCCGACACGGCGGGCGACACCCTCAAGCTCGGCATGCACGCCCCCGAGACCTACCGCGGCGACACCGCGCGGGCGCTCGCCGACACCAAGGGCTGGCTCGCCGACGGCTGGCGCACGGTGTTCGTCACCGAGGGCCACGGCCCGGCGGCCCGCACGGTGGAGGTGCTGGGCGGCGAGGGCATCGCGGCCCGTCTGGACGCGGACCTGGGGGAGATCACGCCGTCCGTCGTGCACGTCGCCTGCGGCTGCATCGACCACGGGTTCGTCGATCCGGCGCTCAGACTCGCCGTGCTCACCGAGACCGACCTGACCGGGCAGAAGGCCGCGGGCCGCGACGGCGCCCGGATGCCGGCCCGGCGCCGCAAGACCATCGACCCGCTCACCCTGGAGGCGGGCGACCACATCGTCCACGAGCAGCACGGCGTCGGCCGCTACATCGAGATGGTGCAGCGCACCGTGCAGGGCGCCACCCGCGAGTACCTGGTGGTGGAGTACGCCCCCGCCAAGCGCGGCCAGCCCGGCGACCGCCTCTACATCCCCACCGACCAGCTGGAGCAGATCACCAAGTACGTCGGCGGCGAGGCCCCCACCCTGCACCGCCTGGGCGGCGCCGACTGGACCAAGACCAAGGCGCGCGCCAAGAAGGCCGTCAAGGAGATCGCGGCCGACCTGATCAAGCTGTACAGCGCGCGGATGGCGGCGCCGGGCCATGCCTTCGGCGGCGACACCCCCTGGCAGCGCGAGCTGGAGGACGCCTTCCCCTACGCGGAGACGCCCGACCAGCTCACCACCATCGCCGAGGTCAAGGAGGACATGGAGAAGTCGGTCCCCATGGACCGCCTGATCTGCGGCGACGTCGGCTACGGCAAGACCGAGATCGCGGTGCGGGCCGCCTTCAAGGCCGTCCAGGACGGCAAGCAGGTCGCCGTCCTGGTGCCCACGACGCTGCTGGTGCAGCAGCACTTCGGCACGTTCAGCGAGCGGTACGCCCAGTTCCCCGTCAGCGTGAAGGCGCTGTCCCGCTTCCAGACCGACACCGAGGCGAAGGCGGTCCTGGAGGGCCTGAGGGACGGCTCGGTGGACGTCGTCATCGGCACCCACCGGCTGTTCTCCTCCGAGACGAAGTTCAAGGACCTGGGCCTGGTCATCGTCGACGAGGAGCAGCGCTTCGGCGTCGAGCACAAGGAGCAGCTGAAGAAGCTGCGCGCCAACGTCGACGTGCTGACCATGTCCGCCACGCCCATCCCGCGCACCCTGGAGATGGCGGTCACCGGCATCCGCGAGATGTCGACGATCACCACCCCGCCGGAGGAGCGCCACCCGGTGCTCACCTTCGTCGGCCCCTACGACCAGAGGCAGATCGGCGCGGCCATCCGCCGCGAGCTGCTGCGCGAGGGCCAGGTCTTCTACATCCACAACCGGGTCGAGTCCATCGACCGCGCGGCGGCCCGGCTGCGCGAGATCGTGCCCGAGGCGCGCATCGCCACCGCCCACGGCCAGATGCCGGAGTCCGCGCTGGAGAAGGTCGTCGTCGACTTCTGGGAGAAGAAGTTCGACGTGCTGGTGTCGACGACGATCGTCGAGTCCGGCATCGACATCTCCAACGCCAACACCCTGATCGTCGAGCGCGGCGACAACTTCGGCCTCAGCCAGCTGCACCAGCTGCGCGGCCGCGTGGGACGAGGCCGGGAGCGCGGGTACGCCTACTTCCTGTACCCGCCGGAGAAGCCGCTCACCGAGACCGCGCACGAGCGCCTGGCGACCATCGCCCAGCACACCGAGATGGGCGCGGGCATGTACGTGGCGATGAAGGACCTGGAGATCCGCGGCGCCGGAAACCTCCTCGGCGGCGAGCAGTCCGGCCACATCGCGGGCGTCGGCTTCGACCTGTACGTGCGGATGGTGGGCGAGGCGGTCGCGGACTACCGGCGCCAGCTGGAGACCGGCGGGATCGAGGAGGAGCCGCCGCTCGAGGTCAAGATCGAGCTGCCCGTCGACGCGCACGTCCCGCACGACTACGCCCCGGGCGAGCGGCTGCGGCTCCAGGCGTACCGGGCGATCGCCTCCGCCGACACGGAGGAGGACATCAAGGCCGTGCGCGAGGAACTCGTCGACCGCTACGGCAAGTTGCCCGAGCCGGTGGAGAACCTGCTGCTGGTGGCGGGCCTGCGCATGCTCGCCCGCGCGTGCGGGGTCGGCGAGGTCGTCCTCCAGGGCAACAACGTCCGCTTCGCCCCGGTGGAGTTGCGCGAGTCCCAGGAACTGCGCCTCAAGCGCCTCTACCCCGGCACGGTCGTCAAGGCGGCCGCCCACCAGGTGCTGGTGCCGCGCCCCAAGACCGCGAAGGTGGGCGGCAAGCCGCTGGTCGGGCGTGAACTGCTCGGCTGGGTCGGGGAGTTCCTGACGTCGGTCCTGGGGTCGTAG
- a CDS encoding FtsX-like permease family protein, whose product MTVLKTSLRNFLAHKGRMALSAVAVLLSVAFVCGTLVFTDTMNTTFDKLFAATSSDVTVSAENASDSGETTSDNGKPPVIPASVLDEVRGADGVKSAEGTVFSTSVTVVDGDKDSLSPTSGGPTIVGSWNGNDARTMKITDGAAPEGPDQVMVDADTADKHGLQLGDEIGVINAVGTHTAKISGIADFTVTNPGAAIFYLDTRTAQRALVGESGVYTNVNVTAATGVSDAQLKKNVLAELGGDYKVQTAEETAEANQKDLEGFMSVMKYAMLGFAGIAFLVGIFLIINTFSMLVAQRTREIGLMRAIGSSRSQVNRSVLAEALLLGVVGSVLGVGAGVGLAVGLMKLMGMMGMELSTDDLTVAWTTPALGLVLGVVVTVLAAYLPARRAGKISPMAALRDAGTPADGRAGWIRGAVGLVLTGAGGAALYLAGTADKATDGSLWLGLGVVLSLIGFVVVGPVLASGVVRVLGAVLLRAFGPVGRMAERNALRNPRRTGATGAALMIGLALVACLSVVGSSMVASATEELDKTVGTDFIIQSDSGQLITPQAVEAVKSTPGLERVTEYKWTEADFTTPDGKTVEDTAITAADPTYATDLRVETVEGKLADAYRPGSMSVHEDFAKDHGIGIGSKIEVAFKDGSTGALTVRAITSSEAVVDAGAMYTSIDTLAEHVPADRMPLDTLLFAAAKDGQQEAAYKALKDALHDYPQYTVRDQTDYKDALKDQIGQLLNMIYGLLALAIVVAILGVVNTLALSVVERTREIGLMRAIGLSRRQLRRMIRMESVVIALFGALLGLGLGMGWGATAQQLLALEGLKVLDIPWPTIIGVFIGSAFVGLFAALVPAFRAGRMNVLNAIATE is encoded by the coding sequence ATGACCGTCCTGAAGACCTCGCTGCGCAACTTCCTCGCGCACAAGGGGCGTATGGCGCTGTCGGCGGTGGCGGTGCTGCTGTCGGTGGCGTTCGTGTGCGGGACGCTGGTGTTCACGGACACGATGAACACGACGTTCGACAAGCTCTTCGCGGCCACCTCCTCGGACGTCACGGTGAGCGCCGAGAACGCCTCCGACAGCGGCGAGACGACCTCCGACAACGGCAAGCCGCCGGTGATACCGGCCTCGGTGCTCGACGAGGTGCGCGGGGCGGACGGCGTGAAGTCGGCCGAGGGCACGGTCTTCTCCACCTCGGTGACCGTCGTCGACGGCGACAAGGACAGCCTCTCGCCCACCAGCGGCGGTCCGACCATCGTCGGCAGCTGGAACGGCAACGACGCCCGGACCATGAAGATCACCGACGGTGCGGCGCCCGAGGGCCCGGACCAGGTGATGGTGGACGCCGACACCGCCGACAAGCACGGCCTGCAACTCGGTGACGAGATCGGCGTGATCAACGCCGTCGGCACGCACACCGCGAAGATCTCCGGCATCGCCGACTTCACCGTCACCAACCCCGGCGCCGCGATCTTCTACCTGGACACGAGGACCGCGCAGCGGGCCCTGGTCGGCGAGAGCGGCGTCTACACCAACGTCAACGTCACCGCCGCGACCGGCGTCAGCGACGCGCAGCTGAAGAAGAACGTCCTGGCCGAACTCGGCGGCGACTACAAGGTGCAGACCGCCGAGGAGACCGCGGAGGCCAACCAGAAGGACCTCGAGGGCTTCATGAGCGTCATGAAGTACGCGATGCTCGGCTTCGCCGGGATCGCCTTCCTCGTCGGCATCTTCCTGATCATCAACACCTTCTCCATGCTGGTCGCCCAGCGCACCCGGGAGATCGGCCTGATGCGGGCCATCGGCTCCTCCCGCAGCCAGGTCAACCGCTCGGTGCTGGCCGAGGCGCTGCTGCTCGGCGTCGTCGGCTCGGTGCTCGGCGTCGGCGCGGGCGTCGGCCTCGCGGTCGGGCTGATGAAGCTCATGGGCATGATGGGCATGGAGCTGTCCACGGACGACCTCACGGTCGCGTGGACGACCCCGGCGCTCGGTCTGGTCCTGGGCGTCGTCGTCACCGTGCTGGCCGCCTACCTGCCCGCGCGGCGCGCCGGGAAGATCTCCCCGATGGCCGCGCTGCGCGACGCCGGGACCCCGGCGGACGGCAGGGCCGGCTGGATACGGGGCGCGGTCGGCCTGGTCCTCACCGGCGCCGGCGGCGCCGCCCTGTACCTGGCGGGCACCGCGGACAAGGCCACGGACGGCTCCCTGTGGCTGGGGCTGGGCGTGGTGCTGTCCCTGATCGGCTTCGTCGTCGTCGGGCCGGTGCTGGCGAGCGGCGTGGTCCGGGTCCTCGGCGCGGTCCTGCTGCGGGCCTTCGGCCCGGTGGGCCGCATGGCCGAGCGCAACGCCCTGCGCAACCCGCGCCGCACCGGCGCGACCGGCGCCGCGCTGATGATCGGGCTGGCGCTGGTGGCGTGTCTGTCGGTGGTCGGCTCGTCCATGGTCGCCTCGGCCACCGAGGAGCTCGACAAGACGGTCGGCACGGACTTCATCATCCAGTCCGACAGCGGCCAGCTGATCACCCCGCAGGCCGTCGAGGCCGTGAAGTCGACGCCGGGGCTGGAGCGGGTCACCGAGTACAAGTGGACCGAGGCGGACTTCACCACGCCCGACGGCAAGACGGTCGAGGACACCGCGATCACGGCGGCCGACCCGACGTACGCGACCGACCTGCGGGTCGAGACGGTCGAGGGGAAGCTCGCCGACGCCTACCGGCCCGGCTCGATGTCCGTCCACGAGGACTTCGCGAAGGACCACGGCATCGGCATCGGCTCGAAGATCGAGGTCGCGTTCAAGGACGGCTCGACGGGCGCGCTGACGGTCCGGGCGATCACCAGCAGTGAGGCCGTCGTCGACGCCGGCGCGATGTACACGTCCATCGACACGCTCGCCGAGCACGTCCCGGCCGACAGGATGCCGCTGGACACGCTGCTCTTCGCCGCGGCGAAGGACGGGCAGCAGGAGGCCGCGTACAAGGCGCTGAAGGACGCGCTGCACGACTACCCGCAGTACACCGTGCGCGACCAGACCGACTACAAGGACGCGCTGAAGGACCAGATCGGCCAGCTGCTGAACATGATCTACGGTCTGCTGGCCCTGGCGATCGTGGTCGCGATCCTCGGTGTGGTGAACACCCTGGCCCTGTCGGTGGTGGAGCGCACCCGGGAGATCGGCCTGATGCGGGCCATCGGCCTCTCGCGCCGGCAGCTGCGCCGCATGATCCGCATGGAGTCGGTGGTGATCGCGCTCTTCGGCGCCCTGCTGGGCCTCGGACTGGGCATGGGCTGGGGCGCCACCGCCCAGCAGCTGCTCGCCCTGGAGGGCCTGAAGGTCCTGGACATCCCGTGGCCGACGATCATCGGTGTGTTCATCGGGTCGGCCTTCGTGGGTCTGTTCGCGGCCCTGGTCCCGGCGTTCCGGGCGGGCCGGATGAACGTCCTGAACGCCATCGCCACCGAGTAG
- a CDS encoding ABC transporter ATP-binding protein: MTSAVTIPRHGGTGGRTAVAARARQVVKAYGSGETRVVALDHVDVDIARGQFTAIMGPSGSGKSTLMHCLAGLDTVTSGQIHLDETEITGLKDKKLTQLRRDRIGFIFQAFNLLPTLNALENITLPMDIAGRKPDKAWLDRVVETVGLAGRLKHRPTQLSGGQQQRVAVARALAARPEIIFGDEPTGNLDSRAGAEVLGFLRRSVDELGQTIVMVTHDPVAASYADRVLYLADGRIVDEMFQPTAEQVLDRMKDFDARGRTS; this comes from the coding sequence GTGACATCGGCTGTGACCATTCCCAGGCACGGGGGTACTGGAGGGCGTACGGCCGTTGCCGCGCGGGCGCGGCAGGTCGTGAAGGCGTACGGGTCCGGCGAGACCCGCGTCGTCGCCCTCGACCACGTCGACGTGGACATCGCCCGCGGCCAGTTCACCGCGATCATGGGTCCCTCGGGGTCCGGCAAGTCCACGCTGATGCACTGCCTGGCCGGGCTCGACACCGTCACCAGCGGGCAGATCCACCTGGACGAGACCGAGATCACCGGCCTGAAGGACAAGAAGCTCACACAACTGCGCCGGGACCGGATCGGATTCATCTTCCAGGCGTTCAACCTGCTGCCGACGCTCAACGCGCTCGAGAACATCACGCTGCCCATGGACATCGCCGGCCGCAAGCCCGACAAGGCGTGGCTGGACCGGGTGGTGGAGACCGTGGGGCTCGCCGGGCGGCTGAAGCACCGGCCGACCCAGCTGTCCGGCGGTCAGCAGCAGCGGGTCGCGGTGGCGCGGGCGCTGGCGGCCCGCCCGGAGATCATCTTCGGTGACGAGCCGACCGGGAACCTCGACTCGCGCGCGGGCGCCGAGGTGCTGGGCTTCCTGCGCCGCTCGGTGGACGAGCTGGGGCAGACCATCGTGATGGTCACCCACGACCCGGTCGCCGCCTCGTACGCGGACCGCGTGCTGTACCTCGCCGACGGCCGGATCGTCGACGAGATGTTCCAGCCGACGGCCGAGCAGGTGCTGGACCGCATGAAGGACTTCGACGCCCGGGGGCGCACGTCATGA
- a CDS encoding MFS transporter, protein MDGTRPVTRDTAQGTGTDRRAAVVAALMLAMALAALDSTIVSTAVPQIVGDLGGFSYFSWLFSGYLLAVTVTLPVYGKLSDTFGRKPVLVAGAALFLLGSLLCALAWNMAALIAFRVVQGLGGGALQGTVQTLAADLYPLEQRPKIQARLSTVWAVSAVAGPGIGGLLATYADWRWIFLVNLPVGAVALWLIVRHLREPARESPARARVDWAGALAIFACGGVLLTALVQGGVAWPWLSAPSLALTATGLALLAVVILVERRAADPIIPGWVWRRRTIAAVNLALGALGLLMVAPAVFLPTYAQAVLGLAPVAAGFVLSVWTVTWPVSAALSQHVYRRIGFRSTAMLGIGTAALILFSFPLLPYPGEAWQPTLLMLLLGAALGLFQLPLIVGVQSSVVWEERGTATASILFCRQTGQTVGAALFGAVANGVLAARPGGAGDLDSVTRALDGGTVPEPTRRAIADAVHAVYLGAAGAAALAFLVLLVLAPRRFPLLKD, encoded by the coding sequence GTGGACGGCACCAGACCGGTGACACGGGACACCGCACAGGGGACGGGGACCGACCGGCGCGCGGCCGTCGTCGCCGCCCTGATGCTCGCGATGGCGCTGGCCGCCCTCGACTCCACCATCGTCTCCACCGCCGTCCCGCAGATCGTCGGCGACCTCGGCGGCTTCTCCTACTTCTCCTGGCTGTTCTCCGGCTATCTGCTGGCCGTCACCGTCACCCTCCCCGTGTACGGCAAGCTGTCCGACACCTTCGGCCGCAAACCGGTCCTCGTCGCGGGCGCGGCGCTGTTCCTGCTGGGCTCGCTGCTGTGCGCCCTGGCCTGGAACATGGCCGCGCTCATCGCCTTCCGCGTCGTGCAGGGCCTGGGCGGCGGCGCCCTCCAGGGCACGGTGCAGACGCTCGCCGCCGACCTGTACCCGCTCGAGCAGCGCCCGAAGATCCAGGCCCGCCTCTCCACGGTCTGGGCGGTCTCCGCGGTCGCCGGCCCCGGCATCGGCGGCCTCCTCGCCACCTACGCCGACTGGCGCTGGATCTTCCTGGTCAACCTGCCCGTGGGGGCGGTGGCGTTGTGGCTGATCGTCCGTCACCTGCGGGAGCCCGCGAGGGAGTCGCCGGCACGGGCGCGCGTCGACTGGGCGGGCGCGCTGGCGATCTTCGCCTGCGGCGGCGTCCTGCTCACCGCCCTCGTCCAGGGCGGAGTGGCCTGGCCCTGGCTGTCCGCGCCCTCCCTCGCCCTGACCGCGACGGGGCTCGCGCTCCTGGCGGTGGTGATCCTGGTGGAGCGCCGCGCGGCGGACCCGATCATCCCCGGCTGGGTGTGGCGCCGCCGCACGATCGCCGCGGTCAACCTCGCCCTGGGCGCACTGGGCCTGCTCATGGTCGCCCCGGCCGTCTTCCTGCCCACCTACGCCCAGGCGGTGCTCGGCCTCGCCCCGGTGGCCGCCGGATTCGTGCTCTCCGTGTGGACGGTGACCTGGCCGGTCTCGGCGGCCCTCAGCCAGCACGTCTACCGCCGCATCGGCTTCCGCAGCACCGCGATGCTCGGCATCGGCACGGCCGCGCTGATCCTCTTCTCCTTCCCCCTCCTCCCCTACCCGGGCGAGGCCTGGCAGCCCACCCTGCTGATGCTCCTGCTGGGCGCCGCCCTCGGCCTCTTCCAGCTCCCCCTGATCGTCGGCGTGCAGTCGTCGGTGGTGTGGGAGGAACGCGGCACGGCGACCGCGTCGATCCTCTTCTGCCGGCAGACCGGCCAGACCGTCGGCGCGGCGCTGTTCGGCGCGGTGGCCAACGGCGTCCTGGCCGCCCGCCCGGGCGGCGCGGGCGACCTGGACTCGGTGACCCGGGCGCTCGACGGGGGCACCGTCCCCGAGCCGACCCGCCGGGCCATCGCCGACGCCGTCCACGCGGTCTACCTGGGCGCGGCGGGCGCGGCGGCCCTGGCGTTCCTGGTGCTGCTGGTGCTCGCGCCGCGCCGGTTCCCGCTGCTCAAGGACTGA
- a CDS encoding DUF485 domain-containing protein, which produces MSFDPYPSPRDPSPFPWDPSPSPRRNPYPHPPASARPAHEPFPAPFPPTPPSPSYAAHPRQPSAPPAQEPRRTPLHPPLGHHSDLRHLRSAYRWQRRTATLTALGYFVLFLVLSAFAPSFMTGTVTGEIPTGLLLALLQVPVTWLAIAMYEGTARRRVDPLADLIRRQAALDAKREATR; this is translated from the coding sequence ATGTCCTTCGACCCGTACCCGTCCCCACGGGACCCGTCCCCGTTCCCATGGGACCCGTCCCCGTCCCCGCGCCGGAACCCGTATCCCCATCCCCCCGCCTCCGCCCGGCCCGCCCACGAGCCGTTCCCCGCCCCCTTCCCCCCCACCCCTCCCTCCCCCTCCTACGCCGCCCACCCCCGGCAGCCCTCCGCCCCGCCCGCCCAGGAACCCCGGCGGACCCCCCTCCACCCGCCGCTCGGACACCACAGCGACCTCCGGCACCTGCGCAGCGCCTACCGGTGGCAGCGCCGCACCGCCACCCTCACCGCGCTCGGGTACTTCGTCCTCTTCCTGGTCCTGTCGGCGTTCGCGCCGTCCTTCATGACCGGCACCGTCACCGGCGAGATCCCCACCGGTCTGCTGCTCGCCCTGCTCCAGGTCCCCGTCACCTGGCTGGCGATCGCGATGTACGAGGGCACCGCCCGCCGCCGCGTCGACCCCCTCGCGGACCTCATCCGCAGGCAGGCCGCGCTGGACGCCAAGCGGGAGGCGACGCGGTGA